From Pseudomonas sp. G.S.17, the proteins below share one genomic window:
- a CDS encoding IS630 family transposase, with product MNSQDIVLSEDEQIELSRRIRSATISQRDGRRARVILLAARGCSRNEIAQLTGLSVVSVTRWCKRFQELRLQGLVDLPGRGRKPSLSAEALKRTLEQVTQPRIGQPRWSCRSMARVAGISPASVQRIWAANDIKPHLTRTFKLSKDPNFEEKFWDVIGLYLDPPDKALVLCCDEKSQVQALERTQPGLPLGIGHIRTQSHDYVRHGTVTLFTALDYLQGRLISSIERQHRHQEWLEFLKKINRETPKQLQLHLIVDNYATHKHPKVKAWLEKHKRFHMHFTPTSSSWMNMVERFFRDITVYLRDDSFSSVRELESSITTFLALRNAQPTRYVWNAKGEDILNKIQRAREAMASQA from the coding sequence ATGAACTCTCAGGACATCGTGCTCAGTGAAGACGAACAAATTGAACTGAGTCGGCGCATAAGATCAGCCACGATCAGTCAGCGCGACGGTCGTCGGGCACGGGTGATTTTGCTAGCCGCTCGAGGTTGTTCTCGTAACGAGATTGCCCAGTTGACAGGTCTCTCCGTTGTTTCAGTCACCCGCTGGTGCAAGCGCTTTCAAGAGCTGCGTCTACAAGGCCTAGTGGATCTGCCCGGACGAGGTCGCAAGCCATCCCTATCGGCCGAAGCGTTGAAACGAACACTTGAGCAGGTCACTCAGCCGCGTATCGGTCAGCCTCGCTGGAGCTGTCGAAGCATGGCGCGAGTCGCCGGCATTTCACCGGCCAGCGTCCAGCGCATATGGGCCGCCAACGATATAAAACCGCACCTGACACGTACCTTCAAACTGTCCAAAGATCCAAACTTCGAAGAGAAGTTCTGGGACGTCATCGGGCTGTATCTGGATCCGCCGGATAAGGCATTGGTGCTTTGTTGCGATGAAAAAAGCCAGGTTCAGGCTCTGGAGCGTACCCAGCCTGGACTGCCTTTGGGGATCGGTCATATCCGTACGCAATCGCACGATTATGTCCGCCATGGCACCGTCACCTTGTTCACTGCGCTGGATTATCTTCAGGGGCGCTTGATCAGTTCCATAGAGCGCCAACACCGGCATCAGGAATGGCTGGAGTTTCTCAAGAAGATCAATCGAGAAACGCCCAAACAGCTCCAATTGCATCTGATCGTGGACAACTACGCCACGCATAAACACCCGAAAGTGAAGGCATGGCTTGAGAAGCACAAGCGCTTCCACATGCACTTCACCCCGACCTCCAGCTCGTGGATGAACATGGTTGAGCGCTTCTTTCGCGATATCACGGTGTACCTGCGTGACGACAGTTTCAGCTCGGTTCGCGAACTGGAAAGCTCGATCACCACGTTCCTAGCACTGCGAAATGCGCAGCCGACTCGCTATGTCTGGAACGCCAAGGGGGAAGATATTTTGAACAAGATACAGCGAGCCCGTGAGGCAATGGCCTCACAGGCATGA
- a CDS encoding class I adenylate cyclase has product MTRNFEIRPDLDEGIDRKVLTQLRARFLALNSGRFARAMEGLSTRQQSVLTLLPLFFHVNHPLLPGYVSGSTPAGVSQYEPNALALAEAQRLTRSFSYKTRRANAPEPIHGLFLMGSLGTLAQAEQSDMDVWVCHEPDLPAEAIEELRKKCQALEAWADSQGAEAHFFLIDPQRFVLGERDAQLSSEDCGTTQHYLLLDEFYRTAIWLAGRTPLWWLVPTYEEKRYAEYTHTLLSKRFIRAEEILDLGNMARIPPGEFIGAGLWQLFKGIESPYKSVLKLLLTEVYASEHPRVQCLSMRFKHAVFANQLDLDELDPYIVVYRRIEEYLTDRGELERLELVRRSLYLKVNKKLTGAARQRNPGWQRVLLERLTQEWGWDERQLALLDSRSQWKVRQVAHERRALVNELNYSYRFLTQFARTHKVANSINARDLNVLGRRLYAAFERKAGKVEFINPGIAPDLAEDTLTLVQSPNKREPGKNQWALYNGNLAAHDWQNFSPIKRSRELLELLTWCHRNNVIETTTRLALHPGTSDLTEFELFNLLGSLQQTIPVPLEVVSEERLLNASIPGEILLLVNVGVDPLKHHRDLNILMTTERTDSLSYAGVRENLVLTLDQITVNSWNEILVSRFDGPFALLDCLSELLSNMPQGSTQPRVRVRCFCHNRAPAIAQRVEELVATAQLLLARRLNHRYLIQVQQQYHVLEMVPGRVTHVVINSLSGLFEYLGEELARYSPLHLDPHALDEHDLSLILPHGQPECIQVFYRLNEPDADVYVLDEHNALWHQRLPYHDESSLLLPLQRFFHSLVYRRGAMLPLENPLEPVSLETLYYQVLPSGPGRARRIESRAAPTAVDKPFYDVQAIVEEASPGQVSVTLYCNNNEFSELEYGDQLYSAVARQILAQRHEPQRYRCYITDLDLSGLLGDDHGQSILYLRYKADLEKSLNEAMDRA; this is encoded by the coding sequence CTGGCCTTGAACAGTGGCCGGTTTGCCCGCGCCATGGAGGGTTTGTCGACCCGGCAACAGTCGGTGTTGACGCTCTTGCCGCTGTTTTTCCACGTCAATCATCCGCTGTTGCCCGGCTACGTATCCGGCAGTACGCCCGCTGGCGTCTCGCAGTACGAGCCTAACGCGCTGGCGCTGGCCGAAGCGCAACGTTTGACCCGCTCCTTTTCCTACAAAACCCGACGCGCCAATGCGCCCGAGCCGATTCACGGGCTGTTTTTGATGGGTAGCCTGGGCACGCTGGCTCAGGCGGAACAAAGCGACATGGATGTCTGGGTTTGCCACGAACCGGACCTGCCCGCCGAAGCCATCGAAGAGCTGCGCAAGAAGTGCCAGGCGCTGGAAGCCTGGGCCGACAGCCAGGGCGCCGAAGCGCATTTTTTCCTGATTGATCCGCAACGCTTTGTGCTGGGCGAACGGGATGCCCAGCTCAGCTCTGAAGACTGCGGCACCACCCAGCATTACTTGCTGCTCGATGAGTTCTATCGCACCGCGATCTGGCTCGCCGGGCGTACGCCGCTGTGGTGGCTGGTCCCGACCTACGAAGAAAAGCGCTACGCCGAATACACCCACACCCTGCTGTCCAAGCGTTTCATTCGCGCCGAAGAAATCCTCGACCTGGGCAACATGGCGCGGATTCCGCCCGGCGAATTCATCGGTGCCGGACTGTGGCAGCTATTCAAGGGCATCGAATCGCCTTACAAGTCCGTACTCAAGTTGCTGTTGACCGAGGTCTACGCCAGCGAGCATCCGCGCGTGCAATGCCTGAGCATGCGCTTCAAGCACGCGGTATTCGCCAATCAGCTGGATCTGGATGAACTGGACCCATACATCGTGGTGTATCGCCGGATCGAGGAATACCTCACCGACCGCGGCGAGCTTGAACGCCTGGAGCTGGTGCGCCGCAGCCTGTACCTGAAAGTGAACAAAAAGCTGACCGGTGCCGCGCGCCAGCGCAATCCCGGCTGGCAGCGCGTGTTGCTGGAGCGCCTGACTCAGGAATGGGGCTGGGATGAGCGCCAGCTGGCGTTGCTCGACAGTCGCAGCCAGTGGAAAGTGCGTCAGGTCGCCCACGAGCGCCGCGCACTGGTCAACGAGCTGAATTACAGCTATCGCTTCCTGACGCAGTTCGCCCGCACGCACAAGGTCGCCAACTCGATCAATGCCCGGGATCTCAATGTCCTCGGTCGCCGCCTTTATGCTGCATTCGAACGCAAGGCCGGCAAGGTTGAATTCATCAATCCCGGCATCGCCCCGGACCTGGCCGAAGACACCCTGACGCTGGTGCAGTCCCCCAACAAGCGTGAGCCGGGGAAAAACCAGTGGGCGCTGTACAACGGCAATCTGGCCGCGCATGACTGGCAGAACTTCTCGCCGATCAAACGCAGCCGGGAACTGCTCGAGCTGCTGACCTGGTGTCATCGCAACAACGTCATCGAAACCACCACCCGGCTTGCCCTGCATCCGGGCACCAGCGACCTGACCGAATTCGAGCTGTTCAACCTGCTGGGCTCGCTGCAACAGACGATCCCTGTGCCGCTGGAAGTGGTGAGCGAAGAGCGACTGCTGAACGCCAGCATCCCCGGCGAAATCCTCTTGCTGGTCAACGTCGGCGTCGATCCGCTCAAGCATCATCGGGATCTGAATATCCTGATGACCACCGAGCGCACCGATTCCCTGAGTTATGCCGGCGTGCGGGAAAACCTGGTGCTGACGCTCGATCAGATCACCGTCAACAGCTGGAACGAAATCCTCGTCAGCCGCTTTGACGGCCCCTTTGCATTGCTCGACTGCCTCAGCGAACTGCTGAGCAACATGCCCCAGGGCTCGACGCAACCGAGAGTGCGGGTGCGCTGCTTCTGCCACAACCGCGCGCCGGCCATCGCGCAGCGTGTCGAAGAACTGGTGGCCACAGCCCAATTGCTGCTGGCCCGGCGACTGAACCATCGCTACCTGATTCAGGTGCAGCAGCAATATCATGTGTTGGAAATGGTGCCTGGCCGGGTCACCCACGTGGTGATCAACAGTCTTTCCGGGCTGTTCGAATATCTGGGCGAGGAGCTGGCGCGCTACAGCCCGCTGCACCTGGACCCGCATGCGCTGGACGAACACGATCTGTCGCTGATCCTGCCCCACGGCCAGCCCGAGTGTATTCAGGTGTTTTACCGCCTCAACGAGCCGGACGCCGACGTGTACGTGCTCGACGAACATAACGCGCTCTGGCACCAGCGCTTGCCTTACCACGACGAATCGAGCCTGTTATTGCCGTTGCAGCGGTTTTTCCATTCGCTGGTCTATCGCCGGGGCGCGATGCTGCCGCTGGAAAATCCTCTGGAACCGGTATCTCTGGAAACCTTGTATTACCAGGTATTGCCCTCCGGTCCGGGACGCGCCCGCCGTATCGAATCCCGCGCCGCGCCGACGGCCGTGGACAAGCCGTTCTATGACGTACAAGCCATCGTCGAAGAAGCCTCGCCGGGGCAAGTCAGCGTCACGTTGTACTGCAACAACAATGAGTTTTCCGAACTGGAATACGGCGACCAGCTATACAGCGCCGTTGCGCGGCAGATTCTCGCCCAGCGCCACGAACCTCAACGCTACCGCTGCTACATCACCGACCTCGACCTGTCAGGCCTGCTCGGTGACGACCACGGCCAGAGCATCCTTTACCTGCGCTACAAGGCCGATCTGGAAAAATCGCTGAATGAGGCGATGGACAGGGCCTGA